A single genomic interval of Macaca nemestrina isolate mMacNem1 chromosome 14, mMacNem.hap1, whole genome shotgun sequence harbors:
- the LOC105485705 gene encoding protein SPATA31F1-like: MLSPTFVLWDVGYPLYTYGSIFIIILIIWQVKRSHHELNLEAKRSCCRRHQKVRQRARDAASTARRLSQEEAEKPQELLSVMKSLGWLPPEGSVRRILCTDPCCQICSAMALEIQQLLMGENDQISPTLSRSPSQVSSCLEILSVSSVSFEQSLELRSRNTRELSLASVTPTLSQLTEEESLTQSAAQSTYADGIQDYWADHLQLGQEFQVPDVLTGPNTTASSRLEEPRVPLNQEEMMQSNPSFVQGNQGQHHLNSQVSLLSLNPETLNPTHPMALHMVLPAHPPFLSPEVLRLLEVHVKKWMHFQRWGLPRRVEESLRQLMPNPPLYYQSGNDQPVSFNLNNISQVSLHRFETISLQTWCSCVAGQPIQTFWVSEWSTMNPEQRHHCQQSPNPMALALPSPALKALHDPHLLSGGQDNDSGSDLQQKYSQLFSGLPSLHSESLVATFMGSQGLPKNENVPKPPLKDPFLFNKLSFPQLLPKTPPQSAPRSSLLSPNWVSPSDHQQAQINVPFLTLAEYEALEWHLLQRQLQLQWGWPAALQRSQHTQCLMQHEPCAKAQSPETMTTSQPGKSISVLTRELLFFPEHARKLLEFHIQKQLIHHRWGLPQKIQQSIHLLLTSTNQQTVSYSSTALANVSIPQPVALEANGACDVLSPTVAPVSIPMPHLLTQAKVILQNHMDSKCGQIHQGKIPACVHRSRDCRIPGVLAVAPLPCIPENQLLELQAASDPDLHHKVMPWMPTALDQQQQLLPGTVTQHPKLLRVLSVEAIEKLETTLRHKYLAFLSGLPALYYVALSRALAPAVTSQSVITEMVPVPVEIPAEPLTQMVSFEEQCISLGPCPQGNNETCTDVAKEFQSVVPVKGTMETLPLESQTQPASPHSLQTHILTKLNFHLRKKVLEIQWGIPIKARESREQTAAAPENISTQKSLESLNHQGEALLQELPIPPDTLSASNPEWVHLKEQLANDLKAVQQNQKQSSSKAVPHGSAHWVSRISQPSGDMTEAHMLCIRVEASVNKPSMEEPWGPEPQSPGKSKDPARVPMLAGKREDPEETKAARDHGEGDEGFGHSSTRGERCPAEDQRPARMLPNQTPRGFWRWSRSFHLADPCQHSSQHHPQLKLPQLPPRFPGDKESENDLQDSQTKLNVILEPVTIPENAQTVVPQASQSQTFLSQPTQGKPFLGQTLQGQVLHGQVMPAHTQKKPSLPESSLRNKIKSFLQRINPKTKGKGHEDSMFSAAAKVAKTRKENVANSLAPAKSTVGRSKTEKLTGYSKAQSCPAEKLVGPAFLDGPQSLDNKPWLHSRQAGSASALGHLRHCPHHCPREACAPQPGHPP; encoded by the exons ATGTTGAGTCCTACTTTTGTTCTGTGGGATGTTGGATATCCCTTATACACCTATGGCTCCATCTTCATCATTATTCTAATCATCTGGCAAGTGAAAAGGAGCCACCATGAATTGAACTTGGAAGCTAAAAGGAGCTGCTGCCGG cgTCACCAAAAAGTCAGGCAAAGAGCTAGAGATGCAGCATCAACAG CTAGGAGACTTTCTCAGGAAGAAGCTGAGAAGCCACAAGAGCTGCTCTCTGTCATGAAAAG cctgggctggcTTCCCCCGGAGGGAAGTGTGCGGCGAATCCTATGTACAGATCCTTGTTGCCAAATTTGCAGTGCCATGGCTCTGGAGATTCAGCAATTGCTGATGGGTGAGAACGACCAGATCTCCCCAACTTTATCGAGGAGCCCATCACAAGTCTCTTCTTGCCTAGAGATCTTGTCTGTGTCTAGTGTATCCTTTGAGCAGAGTCTAGAGCTCCGTTCTAGAAACACCAGAGAACTTTCACTGGCATCTGTAACCCCAACACTGTCACAATTAACAGAAGAGGAATCTTTAACCCAGTCAGCTGCCCAGTCAACATATGCAGATGGCATACAAGATTACTGGGCTGATCACCTCCAGCTAGGGCAGGAATTTCAAGTGCCAGATGTGCTCACAGGCCCAAACACCACAGCTTCTTCAAGGCTTGAGGAGCCAAGGGTTCCACTGAACCAGGAGGAGATGATGCAGAGCAACCCCAGCTTTGTCCAGGGGAACCAAGGCCAGCATCACTTGAATTCCCAGGTCTCCTTGCTGTCCCTGAACCCAGAAACCCTGAACCCGACGCATCCGATGGCCTTGCATATGGTCCTTCCTGCCCACCCGCCATTTCTCAGTCCTGAGGTGCTGAGGCTTCTTGAGGTACATGTTAAAAAATGGATGCATTTCCAGAGGTGGGGGCTCCCAAGACGTGTGGAGGAGTCCCTGAGGCAGCTTATGCCAAACCCACCATTGTATTACCAATCTGGAAACGACCAGCCAGTTTCTTTCAACCTGAATAATATTTCTCAGGTCTCTCTTCATAGATTTGAGACCATTTCCCTCCAGACCTGGTGTTCATGTGTGGCTGGCCAGCCCATCCAGACCTTCTGGGTTTCTGAATGGTCCACTATGAACCCAGAACAAAGACACCACTGTCAGCAAAGCCCAAACCCTATGGCTCTAGCCTTGCCCTCTCCAGCCCTTAAAGCCCTACATGACCCCCATCTACTGTCTGGGGGACAAGATAATGACTCAGGGAGTGATCTCCAGCAGAAATACAGCCAACTATTCAGTGGGCTCCCTTCTCTGCACAGTGAGTCCCTGGTTGCCACTTTCATGGGATCTCAAGGCCTCCCCAAGAATGAAAATGTGCCCAAGCCCCCTTTGAAGGATCCTTTTCTCTTCAACAAGCTCTCCTTTCCTCAACTGCTTCCTAAAACTCCACCCCAGTCAGCCCCACGCTCTTCCCTACTTTCCCCAAATTGGGTGTCTCCATCTGACCATCAACAAGCTCAGATCAATGTCCCATTTCTGACTCTGGCCGAGTATGAAGCCTTGGAGTGGCACCTGCTACAGAGGCAACTCCAGCTTCAGTGGGGCTGGCCAGCTGCCCTCCAGAGGTCTCAGCACACCCAGTGCCTCATGCAGCATGAGCCCTGTGCCAAAGCTCAGTCTCCTGAGACCATGACAACTTCCCAGCCAGGGAAGTCCATCTCAGTGCTCACCAGGGAGCTACTCTTCTTCCCGGAGCATGCCCGGAAGCTGCTGGAATTCCACATCCAGAAACAGTTGATTCACCATCGCTGGGGCCTGCCTCAGAAGATCCAGCAGTCCATCCATTTGCTCCTTACCTCCACTAACCAACAGACTGTGTCCTACAGCAGCACAGCCCTAGCCAATGTGAGCATCCCCCAGCCTGTAGCCCTAGAGGCCAACGGGGCTTGTGATGTGCTGTCACCCACTGTGGCCCCAGTGTCCATCCCCATGCCACACTTGTTAACCCAGGCCAAGGTAATATTGCAGAACCACATGGACTCCAAATGTGGACAGATCCACCAGGGCAAGATCCCTGCCTGTGTACATAGGTCCAGGGACTGCAGAATTCCTGGGGTCCTGGCAGTGGCTCCTTTACCCTGCATtccagaaaaccagctcctggaacTGCAGGCAGCAAGTGACCCAGACCTACATCACAAAGTTATGCCCTGGATGCCAACGGCCCTTGATCAGCAGCAACAGCTCTTACCAGGTACTGTCACTCAACACCCTAAGCTGCTCCGAGTCTTGTCCGTGGAAGCCATTGAGAAACTGGAGACAACTTTACGGCACAAGTATCTGGCCTTCCTGTCCGGGCTCCCTGCTCTGTATTATGTGGCACTCTCCAGGGCCCTGGCCCCGGCAGTCACTAGCCAATCTGTCATCACAGAGATGGTGCCTGTGCCTGTGGAAATCCCAGCAGAGCCTCTGACTCAGATGGTTTCATTTGAAGAACAGTGTATAAGCCTTGGGCCATGCCCTCAAGGCAACAATGAGACTTGTACAGACGTTGCAAAAGAATTCCAGTCTGTAGTGCCAGTAAAAGGAACAATGGAGACGCTGCCTCTAGAAAGCCAGACACAACCTGCTAGCCCCCACTCACTCCAGACACATATCTTGACCAAACTAAACTTCCACCTGAGAAAAAAGGTCCTAGAGATACAATGGGGAATTCCCATTAAGGCAAGGGAGTCCAGGGAACAAACTGCTGCAGCACCAGAGAACATATCCACACAGAAGTCTCTTGAAAGTCTAAACCACCAAGGAGAGGCATTGCTCCAAGAACTGCCCATCCCACCAGACACTCTTTCTGCCTCTAATCCAGAATGGGTTCACCTTAAAGAACAGCTGGCCAATGACTTGAAGGCAGTGCAGCAGAACCAAAAGCAATCTAGTTCCAAAGCAGTACCCCATGGTTCTGCCCACTGGGTCTCCAGGATTTCACAACCCAGTGGGGACATGACAGAGGCCCACATGCTTTGTATTCGGGTGGAGGCCAGTGTGAACAAGCCCAGCATGGAGGAACCCTGGGGCCCTGAGCCTCAAAGCCCTGGCAAGAGCAAGGACCCAGCTCGTGTGCCCATGctagcaggaaagagagaggacCCAGAGGAAACCAAAGCAGCCAGGGACCATGGAGAAGGGGATGAGGGGTTTGGGCACTCCTCAACCAGAGGAGAAAGATGCCCTGCTGAAGACCAGAGGCCAGCACGGATGCTTCCAAACCAGACACCCCGAGGCTTCTGGCGATGGAGCCGTAGCTTTCATCTTGCTGATCCCTGTCAACACAGCTCCCAGCATCACCCTCAGCTTAAGCTCCCACAGCTACCTCCACGATTCCCTGGGGATAAAGAGTCTGAGAATGACCTGCAAGACAGTCAAACCAAGCTAAATGTCATCCTTGAACCAGTGACAATTCCTGAGAATGCCCAGACTGTGGTGCCCCAGGCTTCACAGAGTCAGACTTTCCTGAGCCAACCAACTCAGGGTAAGCCTTTTCTGGGCCAAACTTTGCAAGGCCAGGTTTTGCATGGGCAGGTGATGCCAGCCCATACACAAAAGAAGCCCAGTCTTCCAGAGTCTAgcttgagaaataaaattaaatcttttCTGCAGCGTATTAACCCTAAGACAAAAGGCAAAGGGCATGAGGACTCCATGTTCTCAGCTGCTGCGAAGGTggccaaaaccagaaaagaaaatgttgcaaaCAGCCTGGCTCCAGCCAAGAGCACTGTGGGAAGAAGTAAGACAGAGAAACTGACAGGGTACTCCAAGGCCCAATCTTGTCCTGCTGAGAAGCTGGTGGGCCCAGCTTTCTTGGATGGTCCCCAGTCCCTAGACAACAAGCCGTGGCTACACTCCAGACAAGCTGGCTCTGCCTCAGCCCTGGGACACCTCCGCCACTGCCCTCATCACTGTCCTCGAGAGGCTTGTGCCCCCCAACCAGGGCACCCACCCTAG